CAGTCAGGGCAAGGGTAAAGGCAACGGGCGTGGCGCCCATGGCGGCCAGATCGCTGACCGCAACGGCCAGCGAGCGCTGACCGAGCAGAAACGGATCGCAGGGGTCGGCGAAATGCACGCCGGCCACCAGCGTATCGGTGGAAATCGCCAGCTGTTCCCCGGGGGGAACCGCCAGCAAGGCGCAGTCGTCGCCGATCCCCAACGCAACGCCTTCGCCGCCCTGCGCACAGGGCGAGGCGGAGAAGAAATTGCGGATCAGCTCAAACTCGCCCATGGCTGAGAAAAAGTATTCAAGCGCCGATCAGCGCTTGAATGCCTTCACTTCAGCTTCACGCAGGCGCGGGGCCAGTTTGTCGAGTACGCCGTTGACGAACTTGTGGCCGTCGGTCGAACCGAAGACTTTCGCCAGTTCGATACCTTCGTTGATCACAACGCGGTACGGCACGTCGACGCGCTTGAGCAGTTCCCAGGTGGACAGGCGCAGAACCGCCAGTTCAACCGGGTCCAGCTCTTCGATAGCCAAATCCAGGCAAGGCGTGAGCGCGGTGTCGATTTCGGTCTTGAACTGCGGAACCCCGTGGAGGATCTCGCGGAAGTAAGCGCCGTCGACATCGGTGAAATCGTTATCGACCCGGAATTGCGCTTCGATCTCGTTCAGCGATTGCTTGGCCATGTGCCACTGGTACAGCGCTTGAGTCGCAAGCTGACGGGCTTCGCGACGCTTGACGCTTTTCGAGGGCTTGCCGGCATCCGCTGGTTTCGGATCGCGCGGGTTGAAACGATCGCTTTCGTCGCTAATCACTTGGCCTCCAACTGCGCCAGCAGGCTGACCATTTCCAGAGCGGACAGGGCAGCTTCAGCACCTTTGTTACCGGCCTTGGTGCCGGAACGTTCGATGGCTTGCTCGATGGAATCAACGGTCAGGACGCCGAAAGCGACCGGCACGCCGAACTCCATGGACACCTGGGCCAGGCCCTTGGTGCATTCGCCCGCCACGTATTCGAAGTGCGGAGTACCGCCACGAATGACCGCGCCGAGGGCGATGATGGCTGCGAACTCGCCCTTCTGGGCGACTTTCTGCGCAACCAGCGGGATTTCGAAGGCGCCAGGGGCGCGGATGATGGTGATGTCGCTTTCGCTTACGCCGTGGCGAACCAGGGCATCAACTGCACCGCTGACCAGGCTTTCAACGACGAAGCTGTTGAAGCGGCCCACTACCAAAGCGTAGCGGCCTTTAGGGGCGATGAAGGTACCTTCGATGGTCTTCAGGGTCATTCGTCAGATCTCTTAAAGAGCCGGGACGCGTCTCGTACGCATCCCTCAGTGATATTAGCTGTGGCGAGGGGATTTATCCCCGATGGACTGCGTAGCAGTCCCAAAACAGGGGCCGCTGCGCAGCCTTCGGGATAAATCCCCTCACCACAAGAATCCATGTCAACAATGTCGGAAACAACCGGTCATTATTCGGAGGGCACGTATTCTACAACTTCCAGATCGAAACCGGATATCGCATTAAATTTCATGGGTGCCGACATCAAGCGCATTTTGCGCACGCCGAGGTCGCGCAGGATCTGCGAACCGGCACCGACGATGCTGTAAGTGGTCGGTTTTTTCACCACAGCCTGATCCGCGGTTTCACGGATATGCGCCAGCAGCACGTCGCCATCGAGCGGGTGACCGAGCAACAGCACTACACCGCTGCCAGCCTCGGCAACCGCCGTCATGGCGGCGCGCAGGCTCCAGCGACCCGGTTGCTTGACCATCAACAGGTCGCGCAGCGGGTCCATGTTGTGTACGCGAACCAGGGTTGGCTCTTCGGCGCAAACATTGCCCAGCGTCAGGGCCATGTGCACGTCGCCTTCCACGGAATCACGATAGGTCACCAGGTTGAATTGGCCCAGTTCGCTGTCCAGTGGCTGCTCGGCAATCCGCTGAACGGTACGTTCGTGGATCATCCGGTAGTGAATCAGGTCGGCAATGGTGCCGATCTTGATGTTGTGTTCGGCGGCGAAGGCTTCCAGCTCGGTGCGACGGGACATGGTGCCGTCGTCGTTCATCACTTCGCAGATCACACCGCTCGGCTCAAAACCGGCCATGCGCGCCAGGTCGCAAGCGGCTTCGGTGTGGCCGGCGCGCGCCAGGGTGCCACCGGCCTGCGCCATCAGCGGGAAGATGTGGCCCGGGCTGACGATGTCTTCCGCCTTGGCGTCTTTGGCGGCAGCCGCTTGCACGGTGCGCGCACGGTCGGCGGCAGAGATACCCGTGGTGACGCCTTCGGCGGCTTCGATCGACACGGTGAACTTGGTGCCGAAACCGGAACCGTTGCGTGGCGCCATCAGTGGCAGCTTCAGCAGCTCGCAGCGCTCGCGGCTCATCGGCATGCAGATCAGACCACGGGCGTGCTTGGCCATGAAGTTGATGTGCTCGGCCTTGCAGCATTCGGCGGCCATGATCAGGTCGCCTTCGTTCTCGCGGTCTTCGTCATCCATGAGGATGACCATCTTGCCTTGGCGGATGTCTTCAACCAGTTCTTCGATGCTATTGAGCGCCACAAGGCACCCCCTTCAGTCAGGATTTGAGGTAGCCGTTGGCGGCCAGAAAGCTTTCAGTGATCGTGCCGCCCGATGCAGGCTCTGCAGCCTTGTCACCCAGCAACAGACGCTCCAGATAACGCGCCAGCAAGTCGACTTCCAGGTTCACCCGGCGACCTGGCTTGTAGGACGCCATGATGGTTTCGCTCAGGGTGTGCGGAATGATCGTAAGCATGAATTCGGCGCCATCGACCGCGTTCACGGTCAGGCTGGTGCCGTCGACGGTGACCGAGCCTTTATGGGCGATGTACTTGGCCAGCTCTTTCGGCGCGCGGATGCGAAATTCCACGGCGCGGGCATTGTCGCTACGCGAAACCACTTCACCGACACCGTCGACGTGACCGCTGACCAGATGCCCGCCGAGACGGGTGGTCGGGGTCAGGGCTTTTTCCAGATTGACCGGGCTGCCGCTTTTCAGGTCGTTCATGGCGGTGCAGTCGAGGGTTTCGCGGCTGACGTCGGCAGCGAAGCCGTCGCCCGGCAGTTCAACGGCCGTCAGGCAGACGCCGTTGACCGCGATGCTGTCGCCGAGTTTGACGTCGCTCAGGTCGAGCTTGCCGGTTTCAACATGCACCCGTACATCGCCGCCCTTTGGGGTCAGTGCACGGATGCTGCCGATGGATTCGATGATGCCGGTAAACATGGGGTTCTCCTTGAGAACGAAGCCAGCGCTAACGCGATGGCCGGGAATTATACGCTCGCCGAATGAACGGGGATGGCAGTGACTCGCCAGTCATCGCCCACTGCGCGAATTTCAGTGATTTTCAGCTCGGGAGCATCCTTCATATAGCTCAGCGGCCAATCCAAAAGCGGACGCGCCGTAGAGCCTAGGAACTTGCCGGCGATAAAGATCACGAACTCATCGACCAGACCAAGCTGAGCAAAGGCACCGGCCAGGCGCGAACCAGCCTCGACCAGCACCTCGTTGACGCCTCGGTTGGCCAGTTCGATCAGCAACTGATGCAGATCGACCTGCCCGTCATCACCCGGCACGATCAGGCATTCCGGGCCGTTGGCGTATTGCTCTTCGACGGCCACGCAAGTGGCGACCAACGCCGGGCCAGCCTTGAAGAACGGCGCATCCAGCGGCACCCGCAGGCGTCCGTCGACCAGCACGCGCAGCGGTGGACGGCTCATGGCCAAGGCACTTTGTTCGGCATCCAGACCCAGTTCTTCAGCACGCACGGTCAGGCGTGCGCCATCGGCCAGCACTGTGTCGGCACCGGTCAGCACCACCGCCGCCTGAGCGCGCAAACGCTGTACAGCGGAACGCGCCGCAGGGCCGGTGATCCATTGGCTCTCGCCGCTTTCCATCGCCGTGCGGCCGTCGAGGCTCATGGCCAATTTGACCCGCACGAACGGCAAGCCGTGTTCCATGCGCTTCAGAAAACCTTGATTGAGCTTGCGCGCCTCGCCTTCAAGCACGCCGCTTTCGGTGGCGATACCGGCATCGGCCAGACGCTGCAAGCCACGGCCCGCCACTTGCGGATTCGGATCACGCATCGCCGCCACCACTCGAGCAACGCCGGCATTCACCAGCGCCTCGGCGCACGGCGGCGTCCGGCCATGGTGGCTGCAAGGTTCAAGGGTGACGTAAGCGGTGGCGCCCCGGGCCAGTTCACCGGCAGCGCGCAGGGCGTGGACTTCGGCGTGGGGTTCGCCCGCGCGTTCGTGCCAACCTTCGCCGACAATCTGCCCGTCCCGCACCACCACGCAGCCAACCCGAGGATTGGGGTGCGTGGTGTAGTGACCTTTGCGCGCCAGTTCCAGCGCGCGAGCCATGAAACGGGCGTCGAGGATGGCCTGCTCGGCGGCGCTGGTCATTCTTTCACCGGTTCGCGGGCGAGGCGGTCGATCTCTTCACGGAATTCGTTGAGGTCCTGGAAGCGCTTGTAGACCGAAGCGAAACGGATATAAGCGACCTCATCAAGCTTTTGCAGCTCGGCCATGACCAGTTCGCCGACCACGAGGGATTTGACCTCGCGTTCGCCCGTGGCGCGCAGCTTGTGCTTGATGTGAACCAGAGAGGATTCGAGGCGCTCGACGCTCACCGGACGCTTCTCCAGGGCGCGTTGCATGCCCGCGCGCAGTTTTTCTTCGTCGAACGGCTGGCGGCTGCCATCGGTTTTGATCAGGCGCGGCAACACCAGTTCGGCCGTCTCGAATGTCGTGAAACGTTCGCCGCAGGCCAGGCATTCACGCCGGCGGCGCACCTGTTCGCCCTCGGCGACCAGACGCGAGTCGATGACCTTGGTGTCGTTGGCACCGCAGAAGGGACAGTGCATGGTGGCTGGCAACAAAAAAAGGGAGGGCCATGGTAGCGCATCCCGGTGGCAAGACAAGCCATAGGGTTTGCGGTATACAGACTGGCATGATCGTTTGATCCATGGATTTCATTTTGCCGGAGCTGCCAATGTCGTTACGTCCGCTCGTTTTGCTCAGTCTTTTCAGCCTGCTGGTGGCCTGTGGCAGCGATGCACCCAAGCCTCAGCCGCCAACGCCAGGCCCGGCGCCACAGCAGGCGCAGAAAAAAGCCAAAGAGGCCGCCGACCTCGGCCCGCTGCCAGCCTATCAACGTGAACTGAGCGGCACCCTGCAAGGCGTGCCGGCCGGTGCCGAAGTCGAACTCGCGCTCCTGGTGATCGATGCAAAAGATCGCCCGCAGCAATTGCTCGCCAGTTCCAGCCTGATCGGCAACAACCAGATCCTGCCGTTCCACGTGCGCTTCAATCCCGAGGCCTTCCCGGCCGGGGCGCGGGTTGAATTGCGTGGCCGCGCCAGCCAGTCGGGTCAATTGATCCTGCATCTGCCGTCGCAAACCATTACCCAGCCGACCACTCAGGCATTGGGACAACTGCAATTCGTCAAAGCACCATGAATGCACCGCTCGACCTGCAACAGGCATTGGGTGAACTGCTCGGCGACGCCAGACTGAAAGCCTGTGCGTTGCCGGACACCGATTTGCAGTTGTGGCTGATCGACGGCGACAACATGGCGCGCGAATTCAGCCAGGAAGAAACCCAACGAATTCTGCACGAGCCGCCTTACTGGAGTTTTTGCTGGGCCAGTGGCCTGGCGGTGGCGCGTTATCTGGCGGAGTTTCCCGAATGGGTGCGCGGCAAGCGGGTGCTGGATTTTGGCGCGGGCTCCGGCATCGCCGCGATTGCGGCGGTGAAGGCCGGGGCGCTGGAAGTGGTGGCCTGCGACCTGGATCCGCTGGCGATTGCCGCGTGCCGGGCGAATGCCGCGCTCAATGATGTGCAGATGAGTTATTCGACAGATTTCTTTGCCGAAGCGGATCGCTTTGATCTGATCCTGGTGGCGGATGTGTTGTATGACCGGGCGAACCTGGCGCTGCTCGATGCGTTTCTCAGCCGAGGGCGTGAAGCGCTGGTGGCAGATTCGCGGGTCAGGGATTTTCGCCATCCACTGTATGAGCGCATAGGAATGCTTGAGGCGATGACCTTGCCGGATCTGGCTGAGCCTGAAGAGTTCAGACATGTCAGCCTTTACCATGCGCGGCGTGACTGACGCTGCCAAAAGATCGCAGCCTTCGGCAGCTTCTACAGGTTCTGTGTCAATCCGCAAAATTGGCGGCGAACCCGATTACTGTAGGAGCTGCCGAAGGCTGCGATCTTTTGCGGCACCGCTTATAGTGCGTTCATTGATGCTTAGAAGAGATCCCCCATGAGTCAGCCAACGCCGTACATCTTCGACGCCACGACTGCCGATTTCGACCAGTCGGTGATCGAGGCTTCCTTCAATAAACCCGTGCTGGTGGATTTCTGGGCCGAATGGTGTGCGCCGTGCAAGGCGCTGATGCCGATGCTGCAAGGCATTGCCGAGAGCTATCAGGGCGAGTTGCTGCTGGCCAAGGTCAACTGCGACATCGAGCAGGACATCGTTGCCCGCTTCGGCATTCGCAGCCTGCCGACCGTGGTGCTGTTCAAGGACGGACAACCGGTTGACGGCTTTGCCGGTGCACAACCGGAATCCGCCGTACGTGCCTTGCTCGAACCCCATGTGCAGATGCCGGCGCCGGCGGCTGCCGATCCGTTCGAACAGGCTCAGGCCTTGTTCGATGACGGTCGTTACGCCGATGCCGAAGCCGCGTTGGTGGTGATGCTCAATGAAGACAACACCAATGCCAAGGCGTTGATCCTGTACGCCCGTTGCCTGACTGAGCGCGGGGAACTGGATGAAGCGCAAACCGTGCTCGACGCGGTCAAGAGTGATGAGCACAAAGCCGCGCTCGCCGGGGCGAAGGCGCAGATCAAATTTCTGGGCCTTGCCCGCGACCTGCCGGACGCTGCCGACCTGAAAGCGCGTTTGGCGAAAGATCCGCAGGACGATGAGGCGGTGTATCAACTGGCGATCCAGCAACTGGCTCGTCAGCAATATGAAGCGGCGCTGGAGGCGTTGCTCAAGTTGTTCATCCGCAACCGCAGCTATGGCGAAGGTTTGCCGCACAAGACTTTGCTGCAGGTGTTTGAGCTGTTGGGCAACGATCACCCTTTGGTGGGTGTTTACCGTCGCAAGATGTTCGCTGCGCTTTATTAAGATCAAAAGATCGCAGCGTGCCGCAGCGCCTACAGGGGATCGTGGACCACCCGTTTTGCAGATGTACGCAGATCGCGGGCGCCACACCGTTTTGCGGGTGAATGCTGAACCTG
The sequence above is drawn from the Pseudomonas sp. FP2196 genome and encodes:
- the nusB gene encoding transcription antitermination factor NusB, translating into MISDESDRFNPRDPKPADAGKPSKSVKRREARQLATQALYQWHMAKQSLNEIEAQFRVDNDFTDVDGAYFREILHGVPQFKTEIDTALTPCLDLAIEELDPVELAVLRLSTWELLKRVDVPYRVVINEGIELAKVFGSTDGHKFVNGVLDKLAPRLREAEVKAFKR
- the ribE gene encoding 6,7-dimethyl-8-ribityllumazine synthase, which produces MTLKTIEGTFIAPKGRYALVVGRFNSFVVESLVSGAVDALVRHGVSESDITIIRAPGAFEIPLVAQKVAQKGEFAAIIALGAVIRGGTPHFEYVAGECTKGLAQVSMEFGVPVAFGVLTVDSIEQAIERSGTKAGNKGAEAALSALEMVSLLAQLEAK
- the ribBA gene encoding bifunctional 3,4-dihydroxy-2-butanone-4-phosphate synthase/GTP cyclohydrolase II, producing the protein MALNSIEELVEDIRQGKMVILMDDEDRENEGDLIMAAECCKAEHINFMAKHARGLICMPMSRERCELLKLPLMAPRNGSGFGTKFTVSIEAAEGVTTGISAADRARTVQAAAAKDAKAEDIVSPGHIFPLMAQAGGTLARAGHTEAACDLARMAGFEPSGVICEVMNDDGTMSRRTELEAFAAEHNIKIGTIADLIHYRMIHERTVQRIAEQPLDSELGQFNLVTYRDSVEGDVHMALTLGNVCAEEPTLVRVHNMDPLRDLLMVKQPGRWSLRAAMTAVAEAGSGVVLLLGHPLDGDVLLAHIRETADQAVVKKPTTYSIVGAGSQILRDLGVRKMRLMSAPMKFNAISGFDLEVVEYVPSE
- a CDS encoding riboflavin synthase; amino-acid sequence: MFTGIIESIGSIRALTPKGGDVRVHVETGKLDLSDVKLGDSIAVNGVCLTAVELPGDGFAADVSRETLDCTAMNDLKSGSPVNLEKALTPTTRLGGHLVSGHVDGVGEVVSRSDNARAVEFRIRAPKELAKYIAHKGSVTVDGTSLTVNAVDGAEFMLTIIPHTLSETIMASYKPGRRVNLEVDLLARYLERLLLGDKAAEPASGGTITESFLAANGYLKS
- the trxA gene encoding thioredoxin, encoding MSQPTPYIFDATTADFDQSVIEASFNKPVLVDFWAEWCAPCKALMPMLQGIAESYQGELLLAKVNCDIEQDIVARFGIRSLPTVVLFKDGQPVDGFAGAQPESAVRALLEPHVQMPAPAAADPFEQAQALFDDGRYADAEAALVVMLNEDNTNAKALILYARCLTERGELDEAQTVLDAVKSDEHKAALAGAKAQIKFLGLARDLPDAADLKARLAKDPQDDEAVYQLAIQQLARQQYEAALEALLKLFIRNRSYGEGLPHKTLLQVFELLGNDHPLVGVYRRKMFAALY
- a CDS encoding YbaY family lipoprotein, which translates into the protein MSLRPLVLLSLFSLLVACGSDAPKPQPPTPGPAPQQAQKKAKEAADLGPLPAYQRELSGTLQGVPAGAEVELALLVIDAKDRPQQLLASSSLIGNNQILPFHVRFNPEAFPAGARVELRGRASQSGQLILHLPSQTITQPTTQALGQLQFVKAP
- the nrdR gene encoding transcriptional regulator NrdR — protein: MHCPFCGANDTKVIDSRLVAEGEQVRRRRECLACGERFTTFETAELVLPRLIKTDGSRQPFDEEKLRAGMQRALEKRPVSVERLESSLVHIKHKLRATGEREVKSLVVGELVMAELQKLDEVAYIRFASVYKRFQDLNEFREEIDRLAREPVKE
- a CDS encoding methyltransferase, which translates into the protein MNAPLDLQQALGELLGDARLKACALPDTDLQLWLIDGDNMAREFSQEETQRILHEPPYWSFCWASGLAVARYLAEFPEWVRGKRVLDFGAGSGIAAIAAVKAGALEVVACDLDPLAIAACRANAALNDVQMSYSTDFFAEADRFDLILVADVLYDRANLALLDAFLSRGREALVADSRVRDFRHPLYERIGMLEAMTLPDLAEPEEFRHVSLYHARRD
- the ribD gene encoding bifunctional diaminohydroxyphosphoribosylaminopyrimidine deaminase/5-amino-6-(5-phosphoribosylamino)uracil reductase RibD, with translation MTSAAEQAILDARFMARALELARKGHYTTHPNPRVGCVVVRDGQIVGEGWHERAGEPHAEVHALRAAGELARGATAYVTLEPCSHHGRTPPCAEALVNAGVARVVAAMRDPNPQVAGRGLQRLADAGIATESGVLEGEARKLNQGFLKRMEHGLPFVRVKLAMSLDGRTAMESGESQWITGPAARSAVQRLRAQAAVVLTGADTVLADGARLTVRAEELGLDAEQSALAMSRPPLRVLVDGRLRVPLDAPFFKAGPALVATCVAVEEQYANGPECLIVPGDDGQVDLHQLLIELANRGVNEVLVEAGSRLAGAFAQLGLVDEFVIFIAGKFLGSTARPLLDWPLSYMKDAPELKITEIRAVGDDWRVTAIPVHSASV